Proteins found in one Gordonia sp. PDNC005 genomic segment:
- a CDS encoding VOC family protein, which translates to MKNSLLNITFNTTDALGLAQWWATAFDGRIVDENDGWFVFVSLGESRPGLAFQKVDAPAGGNRLHLDFGVDDMAAAVAGLVSTGATVVGERSMPGFTWTTLADPEGNEFCIAEHG; encoded by the coding sequence ATGAAGAACTCTCTCCTCAACATCACGTTCAACACGACGGACGCACTCGGTCTCGCACAGTGGTGGGCGACCGCGTTCGACGGTCGAATCGTCGACGAGAACGACGGCTGGTTCGTCTTCGTCTCGCTCGGCGAGAGTCGGCCGGGGTTGGCGTTCCAGAAGGTCGACGCCCCGGCAGGCGGAAATCGTCTACATCTCGACTTCGGGGTTGACGACATGGCCGCTGCCGTCGCCGGACTCGTGTCGACGGGCGCGACCGTTGTCGGGGAGCGGTCGATGCCCGGCTTCACATGGACCACACTCGCCGACCCGGAGGGCAACGAGTTCTGCATCGCCGAACACGGCTGA
- a CDS encoding Tex family protein yields MSNTVPVESVNARIARELGVAEGRVAAAVALLDDGSTVPFIARYRKEVTGSLDDAQLRLLDERLRYLRELDERRSAVISSIEEQGKMTDVLRAQLLAADTKARVEDIYLPYKQKRRTKAQIAREAGLEPLADALLADPSRTPEEAAAAYLTDDVADVAAALDGARHILIERASEDAELVGAIRTRFWSEGRLRTEVRTGAEATPAAQKFRDYFDFSESLDNMPSHRVLAVLRGEKEEALSLTFDGGEDEAYQALVAQTLGVDLSTPGGATTWLTGTVRWAWRTKLMITATIEARMRLRQRAEEEAVAVFATNLKDLLLAAPAGTRATLGLDPGFRTGVKVAVVDATGKVVDTTAVFPHQPQKQWDRAKAELAALVLRHEVELIAIGNGTASRETDALAAELIAEITAGGGKAPAKAVVSEAGASVYSASEYASQELPQLDVAIRGAVSIARRLQDPLAELVKIDPKSIGVGQYQHDVAPATLARSLDAVVEDAVNAVGVDLNTASAPLLSRVSGVTPGLATAIVAHRDQVGAFASRKSLLDVPRLGPKAFEQCAGFLRIRGGVDPLDASGVHPESYPVVRKILDGAGRPLGEIIGDTRTLRALKPESFADERFGVPTVTDIIAELEKPGRDPRPAFETATFASGVEKVSDLRPGMVLEGVVTNVAAFGAFIDVGVHQDGLVHVSAMSDKFVSDPHDVVRSGQVVRVKVMEVDVDRQRIGLSLRLNDEPGDKGARQEGRGGRPRAEQNNSGAGRGGQNRGQRSGGGQKGGGQRNGGQRGGGQRDASGSMAQALRDAGFGR; encoded by the coding sequence GTGAGCAACACTGTGCCCGTCGAGTCCGTGAACGCCCGAATCGCCCGTGAACTCGGCGTAGCCGAGGGGCGCGTGGCGGCCGCCGTCGCGTTGTTGGACGACGGTTCGACCGTTCCCTTCATCGCCCGCTACCGCAAGGAAGTGACCGGGAGCCTCGACGACGCTCAGCTCCGCCTGCTCGATGAACGCCTCCGTTACCTGCGTGAACTCGACGAACGGCGCTCGGCCGTCATCTCCTCGATCGAGGAGCAGGGCAAGATGACCGACGTCCTTCGTGCACAGCTGCTCGCGGCCGACACGAAGGCGCGTGTTGAGGACATCTACCTGCCGTACAAGCAGAAGCGACGGACCAAGGCACAGATCGCTCGCGAGGCGGGGCTCGAACCGCTCGCCGATGCACTGCTCGCCGACCCCTCGCGCACGCCGGAAGAGGCGGCTGCGGCGTACCTCACCGACGACGTCGCCGATGTCGCTGCAGCGCTCGACGGCGCGCGGCACATCCTCATAGAGCGAGCCTCCGAGGACGCCGAACTCGTCGGCGCGATCCGCACCAGATTCTGGTCGGAGGGCCGCCTGCGGACCGAGGTCCGCACTGGTGCGGAAGCGACGCCCGCCGCGCAGAAGTTCCGCGACTACTTCGACTTCTCCGAATCACTCGACAACATGCCGTCGCACCGTGTGCTCGCCGTGCTGCGCGGTGAGAAGGAGGAGGCGCTGTCGTTGACGTTCGACGGCGGCGAGGACGAGGCGTACCAGGCCCTCGTCGCTCAGACCCTCGGTGTCGACCTCTCGACACCGGGTGGAGCCACCACGTGGCTGACGGGCACCGTGCGATGGGCATGGCGCACAAAGCTGATGATCACCGCGACCATCGAAGCGCGGATGCGTCTGCGGCAGCGTGCCGAAGAGGAGGCCGTTGCGGTCTTCGCGACGAACCTGAAGGATCTGCTGCTCGCGGCTCCTGCGGGCACCCGTGCCACTCTCGGCCTCGACCCGGGTTTCCGGACCGGAGTCAAGGTCGCCGTCGTCGACGCCACCGGCAAGGTCGTCGACACCACAGCGGTGTTCCCTCATCAGCCGCAGAAGCAATGGGACCGCGCGAAGGCCGAACTTGCGGCGCTCGTCCTCCGGCACGAGGTCGAGTTGATCGCCATCGGCAACGGCACCGCGTCTCGCGAGACCGACGCGCTCGCCGCCGAACTCATCGCCGAGATCACCGCGGGCGGCGGCAAGGCTCCGGCGAAGGCCGTGGTCAGCGAAGCCGGTGCATCGGTGTACTCGGCGTCGGAATACGCATCGCAGGAACTGCCCCAGCTGGACGTCGCGATCCGCGGCGCGGTCTCCATCGCTCGCCGTCTGCAGGACCCGCTCGCCGAGCTCGTGAAGATCGATCCCAAATCCATCGGCGTCGGGCAGTACCAGCACGACGTCGCGCCGGCCACGCTCGCCCGCAGCCTCGACGCAGTGGTCGAAGACGCGGTGAACGCAGTCGGCGTCGACCTGAACACAGCCTCGGCGCCGCTCCTGTCGCGGGTGTCGGGTGTCACGCCCGGTCTGGCGACCGCGATCGTCGCTCATCGTGACCAGGTGGGCGCGTTCGCGAGCCGGAAGTCGCTGCTCGACGTTCCGCGACTCGGACCGAAGGCGTTCGAACAGTGCGCCGGCTTCCTGCGCATCCGCGGCGGCGTCGATCCGCTCGACGCGTCGGGCGTGCACCCGGAGTCGTACCCGGTGGTCCGCAAGATCCTGGACGGTGCGGGGCGGCCGCTCGGTGAGATCATCGGCGACACCCGCACGCTTCGTGCTCTCAAGCCGGAGTCGTTCGCCGACGAGCGGTTCGGTGTCCCGACCGTCACCGACATCATCGCCGAACTGGAGAAGCCGGGCCGCGACCCGCGCCCGGCATTCGAGACCGCCACGTTCGCGAGCGGCGTGGAGAAGGTGTCGGACCTGCGACCGGGCATGGTCCTGGAAGGCGTCGTCACCAATGTCGCCGCATTCGGCGCGTTCATCGACGTCGGCGTTCACCAGGACGGCCTGGTCCACGTGTCGGCCATGTCGGACAAGTTCGTCTCCGATCCGCACGACGTCGTCCGATCCGGCCAGGTGGTCCGGGTGAAGGTCATGGAGGTAGACGTCGATCGGCAGCGCATCGGCCTGTCGTTGCGTCTCAACGACGAGCCGGGGGACAAGGGCGCCCGACAGGAGGGCCGCGGAGGCCGGCCTCGCGCTGAGCAGAACAACTCCGGCGCCGGTCGCGGCGGACAGAATCGAGGTCAGCGAAGCGGTGGCGGTCAGAAGGGCGGCGGGCAGCGGAACGGCGGTCAGCGCGGAGGTGGCCAGCGTGACGCGAGCGGCTCGATGGCGCAGGCGCTGCGAGACGCGGGTTTCGGTCGCTGA
- a CDS encoding CaiB/BaiF CoA-transferase family protein: MSELPLVGITVVSLEQAVAAPLATRHLADLGARVIKIERVGEGDFARNYDTAVDGMASHFVWLNRGKESIALDLKSAEGLTIARELVTRADVFVQNSAPGAAARLGLDPAELATADPALITASISGYGTSGPYRDRKAYDLLIQAETGLVSLTGSPTEPAKTGVPASDIAAGLYLAQSILAALFRRSRTGRGGVVDVSMFDATAEWIGHPMYIQMHTGRQTQRHGLGHAAIVPYDSFPTADGRLLIGVQNDRGWQALMSGVFGRPDVADDPRFVTNTDRVAHRVECDSAVAAETIRFTGTDLTTRLDAAGIPSAVVNDVAGLVNHPQLAERERWRTIGTPVGPVRALLPPMGFADVELAMGDVPALGQHTRALLDELGYPAAVSAEWISSGVVGV; encoded by the coding sequence ATGTCGGAACTCCCTCTTGTGGGCATCACCGTGGTCTCCCTGGAGCAGGCGGTGGCCGCTCCCCTCGCAACGCGTCATCTCGCCGATCTCGGCGCCCGCGTGATCAAGATCGAACGTGTCGGTGAGGGCGACTTCGCGCGCAACTACGACACGGCTGTCGACGGTATGGCGAGTCACTTCGTGTGGCTCAATCGAGGCAAGGAGTCGATCGCCCTCGACCTCAAGTCGGCAGAGGGCCTGACGATCGCCAGGGAACTCGTGACCCGCGCCGACGTCTTCGTGCAGAACTCGGCCCCAGGAGCGGCCGCGCGGCTCGGGCTCGACCCCGCCGAGCTCGCGACTGCCGATCCCGCCCTGATCACCGCGAGCATCAGCGGCTACGGCACGTCCGGTCCATACCGCGACCGGAAGGCGTACGACCTGCTGATCCAGGCCGAGACCGGATTGGTCTCGCTGACCGGCAGTCCAACCGAACCCGCCAAGACCGGAGTGCCTGCGTCCGACATAGCAGCAGGCCTCTACCTCGCGCAGTCGATCCTCGCTGCCTTGTTCCGGCGGTCCCGAACCGGCCGCGGCGGTGTTGTCGACGTTTCGATGTTCGATGCGACAGCCGAGTGGATCGGCCACCCCATGTACATCCAGATGCACACCGGGCGACAGACTCAGCGGCACGGACTCGGGCACGCGGCGATCGTCCCCTACGACTCGTTCCCGACGGCAGACGGTCGTCTCCTGATCGGGGTGCAGAACGACCGCGGATGGCAGGCGTTGATGAGCGGCGTGTTCGGCCGTCCTGATGTCGCCGACGATCCCCGGTTCGTCACCAACACCGACCGCGTGGCTCACCGGGTAGAGTGCGACTCCGCGGTGGCCGCCGAGACCATTCGGTTCACGGGGACCGACCTCACGACACGACTCGACGCCGCAGGCATACCGTCAGCCGTCGTCAACGATGTCGCAGGGCTGGTGAATCACCCGCAGCTGGCCGAACGCGAGCGCTGGCGCACGATCGGCACTCCCGTCGGGCCGGTTCGGGCGCTACTGCCTCCGATGGGCTTTGCCGACGTTGAACTCGCCATGGGCGACGTCCCGGCTCTTGGACAGCACACGCGTGCCCTGCTGGACGAACTCGGCTATCCCGCCGCGGTGTCCGCCGAGTGGATCTCCTCCGGCGTCGTCGGCGTCTGA
- a CDS encoding MFS transporter, with amino-acid sequence MFASLSVPNFRTYVTGAFVSNIGTWVQRVAQDWLVLQLSNGSAVAVGITTALQFLPALLLSPVGGLLADRFDKRRLLMATQSWMAVSALILGALAVAGDATTMHVYVLAFVFGIGSALDVPARQAFVSEMVGADRLTNAIGLNSSAFNAARLIGPGVAGLVIAAFGSGWAILTNGVSYVAFLLALVLLDESKLVRSEPLPRAKGQVREGFRYVARRADLLIALGVGFAVGTFGMNFQMTNALMVRNEFGLGAQTYGVLGSVLGIGSLLGALLAARRKAAPSLKFVVGSSLVFAVLIGVSGAAPTYLLYAITLPLVGLSALITLTSTNMYVQTSVDPQVRGRVMALYITVLMGGTPIGSPLLGLLAEWLGPRAPLIGGALVQASMIVVVVVLVRRFGAAASTDQTPTTPEEIHSADTAAG; translated from the coding sequence ATGTTCGCCTCCCTCTCCGTACCCAATTTCCGTACCTACGTCACCGGGGCGTTCGTGTCCAACATCGGGACGTGGGTTCAGCGCGTCGCTCAGGACTGGTTGGTCCTTCAACTCTCGAACGGCTCAGCGGTCGCTGTCGGCATCACAACGGCGCTCCAGTTCCTTCCGGCACTGCTGCTGTCGCCGGTTGGAGGTCTTCTCGCCGACCGCTTCGACAAGCGCAGGCTGCTCATGGCCACTCAGTCGTGGATGGCGGTGTCCGCGCTGATCCTTGGCGCATTGGCGGTCGCGGGGGACGCGACCACGATGCACGTGTACGTGTTGGCGTTCGTGTTCGGCATCGGCTCCGCGCTCGACGTTCCGGCCCGGCAGGCGTTCGTCTCGGAGATGGTCGGCGCGGACCGGCTCACCAACGCGATCGGCCTCAACAGTTCCGCGTTCAACGCGGCCCGGCTCATCGGACCAGGCGTTGCGGGACTCGTCATCGCCGCCTTCGGCAGCGGGTGGGCGATCCTCACCAACGGCGTCAGCTATGTCGCGTTCCTGCTGGCGCTCGTCCTCCTCGACGAGTCGAAACTTGTTCGAAGCGAGCCGCTCCCACGGGCCAAAGGCCAAGTGAGGGAGGGCTTCAGATACGTCGCACGGCGCGCCGACCTCCTGATCGCGCTCGGGGTCGGTTTTGCTGTCGGCACCTTCGGCATGAACTTTCAGATGACAAACGCTCTGATGGTTCGCAACGAGTTCGGACTGGGAGCCCAGACCTACGGTGTCCTCGGTTCCGTGCTAGGCATCGGATCGCTGCTCGGAGCGCTTCTCGCGGCCCGTCGGAAGGCTGCCCCGAGTCTGAAGTTCGTCGTCGGCTCGTCGCTGGTGTTCGCCGTGCTCATCGGAGTCTCCGGTGCGGCGCCCACCTACCTCCTGTACGCGATCACCCTGCCGCTGGTCGGACTGTCCGCACTGATCACCCTCACGTCGACCAACATGTACGTGCAGACCAGTGTGGATCCGCAGGTCCGCGGGCGCGTGATGGCCTTGTACATCACGGTCCTGATGGGCGGTACACCGATCGGTTCACCGCTTCTCGGGTTGCTCGCTGAATGGCTCGGCCCTCGTGCGCCCCTGATCGGCGGCGCGCTGGTACAGGCGAGCATGATCGTCGTCGTTGTCGTTCTGGTACGGCGGTTCGGCGCGGCGGCGAGTACCGATCAGACGCCGACGACGCCGGAGGAGATCCACTCGGCGGACACCGCGGCGGGATAG
- a CDS encoding zinc-dependent alcohol dehydrogenase family protein → MRGVIMNAPGQVSVVDRPDPVIVEPTDAIIKVAATCICGSDLWPYRGANDVHDAPMGHEYVGYVEEVGSAVTTVKPGDFVVGSFMASDNTCEICQAGYQSRCVQVHGMGGIGTQSEYARIPLADGTLVATAEAPDADLVPAYLAASDVLGTGWFAAVAADVKPGSTVAVVGDGAVGLLGVLAARELGAERIIAMSRHADRQELARQFGATDIVAERGRDGVSAIKELTHGLGAHSVIEAVGTQESMMQAIRSTRPGGHVGYVGVSHGVELPGDKLFYSTVHLHGGPAPVRRFLPDLLDRIARRTIDPGKVFDLTLPLEQAADGYRAMDQRTAIKVLLEP, encoded by the coding sequence ATGCGCGGAGTGATCATGAATGCCCCAGGCCAGGTGTCCGTCGTCGACCGGCCCGACCCGGTGATCGTCGAACCGACGGACGCGATCATCAAAGTCGCGGCCACGTGCATCTGCGGGTCGGACCTGTGGCCGTATCGCGGTGCCAACGACGTCCACGACGCACCGATGGGTCACGAGTACGTCGGCTACGTCGAGGAGGTCGGCTCAGCGGTCACAACCGTGAAACCGGGTGACTTCGTAGTCGGCTCCTTCATGGCGTCGGACAACACTTGCGAGATCTGCCAGGCCGGGTATCAGTCCAGGTGTGTGCAGGTCCACGGCATGGGCGGCATCGGGACACAGTCCGAGTACGCGCGGATCCCGCTCGCCGACGGCACGCTCGTCGCCACCGCCGAGGCGCCGGACGCGGACCTCGTCCCGGCGTACCTCGCAGCGTCCGACGTGCTCGGCACCGGGTGGTTCGCAGCCGTCGCGGCCGATGTGAAACCCGGATCGACCGTGGCCGTGGTCGGCGACGGCGCCGTCGGCCTCCTCGGCGTGCTCGCAGCACGAGAGCTAGGTGCCGAACGGATCATCGCGATGAGCCGCCACGCCGATCGTCAGGAGCTCGCGCGCCAGTTCGGCGCAACAGACATCGTCGCCGAACGAGGACGGGACGGAGTCTCGGCGATCAAGGAACTCACCCACGGCCTCGGCGCGCATTCGGTGATCGAGGCGGTCGGCACTCAGGAGTCGATGATGCAGGCGATCCGATCGACCCGACCGGGAGGCCACGTCGGCTACGTGGGTGTCTCGCACGGCGTGGAGCTGCCCGGAGACAAACTGTTCTATTCCACCGTCCATCTGCACGGCGGCCCGGCTCCGGTCCGCCGTTTCCTGCCCGACCTGTTGGACCGCATCGCACGACGCACCATCGATCCAGGCAAGGTGTTCGACCTGACGCTTCCGCTGGAGCAGGCGGCCGACGGGTACCGTGCGATGGATCAGCGCACCGCGATCAAGGTGCTTCTCGAGCCCTGA
- a CDS encoding ATP-binding cassette domain-containing protein: MTADPEIASGTEAGDVLVLSQVTFRRDGREILHGIDLTVRAGEHWALLGPNGAGKTTIVGFCAAQTHPTTGTVDVLGKRLGRVDMQELRRHIGHVNPRHPLRSPLSVVDVVLTGITGTIDTPMRWTPTTEQIDRAHALIDDVGLGERRASTWPTMSQGERGRALVARALAGDPELLLLDEPTTGLDVAAREQLLETIDGLAVTAPDVASILVTHHLEELPESTSHALVIAHGAQVASGRVGDVVTSEIISRAFEHPITVGHDAGRWSARAVRAREAP, from the coding sequence ATGACCGCTGACCCTGAAATCGCCTCCGGTACCGAGGCAGGCGATGTTCTGGTGCTCTCGCAGGTGACGTTCCGGCGGGACGGCAGAGAGATCCTGCACGGCATCGACCTCACAGTCCGCGCGGGTGAGCACTGGGCGCTCCTCGGGCCGAACGGTGCGGGTAAAACGACGATCGTCGGGTTCTGTGCGGCGCAGACCCACCCGACGACCGGGACTGTCGACGTCCTCGGTAAGCGGCTGGGCCGTGTCGACATGCAGGAACTCCGCCGACACATCGGCCACGTGAATCCGCGTCATCCGTTGCGGTCGCCGCTGAGCGTCGTCGATGTGGTCCTCACCGGTATCACCGGAACCATCGACACGCCGATGAGGTGGACGCCCACCACTGAGCAGATCGACCGCGCGCACGCGCTGATCGACGACGTCGGACTCGGTGAACGGCGCGCGAGCACGTGGCCGACGATGTCGCAGGGGGAACGAGGCAGGGCGCTGGTGGCTCGGGCGCTTGCAGGCGATCCGGAGCTGCTGCTGCTGGACGAGCCCACAACCGGCCTCGACGTCGCCGCGCGCGAACAGCTCCTCGAGACGATAGACGGGTTGGCCGTCACCGCGCCCGACGTCGCATCCATTCTGGTCACTCATCATTTGGAGGAGTTGCCAGAATCGACGAGCCATGCACTCGTGATCGCGCACGGCGCTCAGGTGGCCTCCGGCCGTGTCGGCGACGTCGTGACAAGTGAGATCATCAGTCGGGCTTTCGAGCACCCGATCACGGTCGGCCACGACGCCGGCCGCTGGTCCGCGCGTGCGGTCAGGGCTCGAGAAGCACCTTGA
- a CDS encoding FCD domain-containing protein — protein sequence MPLADQAAALLLDRVRGGEWALGAKLPGETTLAAQLGVGRSTVREAIRQLAGRGVLTSRQGAGVFVAALDAAEDRAEVLRRASIVAVIEARVAIEAEAAALAAGRRTPAQMREIRRTLAARAEAVHDAAAHIDADLAFHRAVVAAAGNPVLTDLYDLSTPRMRESMIDMLAIAGHFGSDADHAAHVVLADAVAERRVKDAARASREHLTALKEALS from the coding sequence ATGCCGTTGGCCGACCAGGCCGCCGCGCTCCTTCTTGATCGAGTCCGTGGTGGAGAGTGGGCACTCGGAGCGAAACTCCCAGGTGAAACCACTCTCGCCGCGCAACTGGGGGTCGGGCGATCCACTGTTCGAGAGGCGATCAGGCAACTCGCGGGTCGTGGTGTCCTCACCAGCAGGCAGGGGGCCGGAGTGTTCGTTGCGGCACTCGACGCCGCCGAGGACCGAGCCGAAGTCCTACGCCGTGCATCGATCGTCGCGGTGATCGAGGCGCGAGTGGCCATCGAGGCGGAAGCCGCCGCCCTCGCCGCGGGTCGTCGGACCCCGGCACAGATGCGGGAGATCCGCCGGACCCTGGCAGCACGCGCCGAGGCCGTTCACGACGCGGCCGCGCACATCGACGCCGACCTCGCGTTCCACCGCGCCGTTGTCGCTGCGGCCGGGAACCCCGTTCTGACCGACCTGTACGACCTGTCCACGCCGCGCATGAGGGAGTCGATGATCGACATGCTGGCGATCGCCGGGCATTTCGGTTCCGACGCAGACCATGCCGCTCACGTCGTCCTCGCCGACGCCGTCGCCGAGCGCCGGGTGAAGGACGCCGCCCGCGCCAGCCGTGAACACCTGACCGCCTTGAAGGAGGCCCTGTCATGA
- a CDS encoding 2-isopropylmalate synthase, whose product MNRQQPSPMPSHRYRDVFDRVDVPLVDRTWPSNRITEAPLWVPVDLRDGNQALPEPMDPSRKREFFELMISIGYKEIEVGYPSASATDFDFVRLLAEQRLIPDDVTIVVFTPARRDLIERTVQSVAGITSDVAIHMYTATAPVWRDVVLQRDVEDLKRLIVRGGEDVLEFAGHADNIRFEFSPEVFNLTEPDVVLDICDTMTTLWDATPDRPVILNLPATVEIATPNVYADQIEYMHHNLARRDSVILSVHPHNDRGTGVACAELAVLAGAQRVEGCIFGNGERTGNVDIATLALNLHAQGVDPKIDFSDIDRIRRVVERANGIEIHPRHPYVGDLVHTAFSGTHQDAIRKGFAAHSRDAADRGVAESDAPWAVPYLPIDPADIGRSYDAVIRVNSQSGKGGIGYLIESAAGLTLPRRLEIDFAAAVQRHTDGSGAEVTATELWTLFLSTYTRTSDGDGVPVGVVDRHARSATVDGLTVTVVLVEWTAGTGTRWAAGVGHTAESAEASAISAAAVMACEHQPSDASVRS is encoded by the coding sequence ATGAATCGCCAGCAACCGTCCCCGATGCCGTCCCACCGCTACCGCGACGTGTTCGATCGCGTCGACGTTCCCCTCGTCGACCGGACGTGGCCGTCCAATAGGATCACCGAGGCGCCCCTCTGGGTACCGGTCGACCTCCGCGACGGCAACCAAGCACTGCCCGAACCGATGGACCCCTCACGCAAGCGGGAGTTCTTCGAGTTGATGATCTCCATCGGCTACAAGGAGATCGAGGTCGGGTACCCGTCGGCGTCCGCCACAGACTTCGACTTCGTCCGGCTGCTCGCCGAGCAGCGGCTGATTCCCGACGATGTGACGATCGTCGTCTTCACACCCGCGCGCCGCGACTTGATCGAGCGAACGGTGCAGTCCGTCGCGGGCATCACGAGTGACGTTGCGATCCACATGTACACCGCTACCGCCCCGGTCTGGCGCGATGTGGTCCTGCAGCGCGACGTGGAAGACCTGAAGCGGTTGATCGTGCGAGGCGGCGAGGACGTGCTCGAGTTCGCGGGCCACGCAGACAACATCCGTTTCGAGTTCTCGCCCGAAGTGTTCAACCTGACCGAACCCGACGTGGTGCTCGACATCTGCGACACGATGACCACCTTGTGGGATGCGACCCCGGACCGTCCCGTGATCCTGAACCTCCCGGCGACCGTCGAGATCGCCACTCCGAACGTGTACGCCGACCAGATCGAATACATGCACCACAATCTGGCCCGGCGCGACTCGGTGATCCTCTCCGTGCACCCGCACAACGACCGAGGCACCGGCGTCGCATGCGCCGAACTCGCCGTTCTCGCCGGTGCCCAGCGAGTGGAGGGCTGCATCTTCGGCAACGGCGAACGGACCGGCAACGTCGACATAGCCACTCTGGCACTCAACCTGCACGCGCAGGGCGTCGACCCGAAGATCGACTTCTCCGACATCGACCGGATTCGGCGAGTAGTCGAGCGCGCGAACGGAATCGAGATCCATCCGCGCCACCCGTATGTCGGCGACCTGGTGCACACGGCCTTCAGCGGCACTCACCAGGACGCGATCAGGAAGGGCTTCGCGGCGCACAGCCGTGACGCCGCCGACCGGGGCGTCGCCGAATCCGACGCCCCGTGGGCGGTGCCGTATCTGCCCATCGACCCCGCAGACATCGGTCGCTCATACGACGCGGTGATCCGCGTGAACTCGCAGTCCGGCAAGGGCGGGATCGGATATCTCATCGAGTCGGCCGCAGGCCTGACCTTGCCGCGTCGCCTCGAGATCGATTTCGCCGCCGCCGTGCAGCGGCATACCGACGGGTCGGGCGCGGAAGTGACCGCCACCGAACTGTGGACGCTGTTCCTCTCGACCTACACGCGGACGTCCGACGGCGACGGCGTACCCGTCGGTGTCGTCGATCGGCATGCCAGGAGTGCAACCGTCGACGGCCTGACCGTGACCGTCGTCCTCGTCGAGTGGACGGCAGGCACCGGCACTCGATGGGCTGCGGGTGTCGGACACACCGCCGAGTCGGCGGAGGCGTCAGCCATCTCCGCGGCCGCGGTGATGGCGTGCGAGCATCAGCCGTCGGATGCGAGTGTGCGGTCGTAG
- a CDS encoding MarR family winged helix-turn-helix transcriptional regulator — protein sequence MAEEGVCVLSEDDDSIWSSPVYRGLVEELLRMRKRRSDEHNGAILDGSAFSILWQLNDGRGRTLRELTDALELEQSTVNRQVNAAIKRGYVERYEVEGQVSRLHRPTEEGRRAFAHDGLLRAQRLDRVFSDLAPGTPEGLLAQLKAFNDAYDRTLASDG from the coding sequence ATGGCTGAAGAGGGAGTATGCGTGTTGTCGGAGGATGACGACTCGATCTGGTCGTCGCCGGTGTACCGCGGTCTGGTGGAAGAGCTTCTGCGCATGCGCAAGCGAAGGTCCGACGAACACAACGGTGCGATTCTCGACGGCTCTGCATTCAGCATTCTCTGGCAGCTGAACGACGGTCGTGGTCGAACCCTCCGTGAACTGACGGACGCGCTCGAACTCGAACAATCGACGGTCAACCGGCAGGTGAACGCCGCGATCAAGCGCGGCTACGTCGAACGGTATGAGGTGGAAGGTCAGGTCAGCCGATTGCACCGGCCCACGGAGGAGGGACGTCGTGCATTCGCGCACGACGGCCTCCTCCGCGCGCAGCGGCTCGACCGAGTGTTCTCCGATCTCGCGCCGGGAACACCCGAAGGCCTGCTCGCCCAGTTGAAGGCGTTCAACGACGCCTACGACCGCACACTCGCATCCGACGGCTGA